In Bdellovibrio sp. ArHS, the sequence TCCTTCGCCAAACCTTTGGTTTTAAAACGAACAACACCTTTATTGCCTTTTTTAATATGCTCTAAAGCTTTTTGCAGAGGCCATTCTTGATAAGGAGAATTCACATGCGGAGAACGTCCCGCCGCTTTGGCTTCTTCCCGTTGCTTTTCAATTTCTTCATCAGTCAAAAAGCAGTAATAGGCCTTGCCTTCATTTAATAGCTGGTCCGCATATTTTTTGTAAATATCCTGACGCTGACTTTGGCGATAAGGTCCTAACGGTCCCACATCTTGCAACGTTTTTGGATCGACACCTTCATCCCAAAGAAGATTCAGCCACACTAGATCGTCCACCACACCACGCAGAGACTCTTCCGTCGAACGCGCCTCATCAGTGTCTTCAATACGCAAGATAAACTCGCCGCCATTTTTCTTAGCAAAAAGATAGTTGTAAAGAGCCGTTCGGGCCCCCCCGACATGCAAATACCCTGTGGGAGACGGTGCAAAACGAACGCGCGGATGCGGTGAAATTTTTGAGGTCATGAGAACTCCAAGTTGCCCGAGGCACAAATAAAAAAGGCCTGGTTAGAAACCAAGCCTAAAACTTATATTCTTTTTTTACCTAAGTCCACCACATCAAGGTGGGGGCCGACTAGCCCGTGATTCCGAAGATGGCTTTCACTTCTTCTTCCATAAAAAGCTCTTCTTGGCTGGTCGCCAAAGTCAGCTCTTTCAAAAGAAGACTGCGCGCAGAATCAAGCATCTTGCGCTCGCCAAAAGAAAGCTCTTTGTCCGCTTTCAAGAGGAATAAATCGCGTAAAACTTCAGCAATTTCGAAAACGGAACCCGTTTTGATCTTTTCCATGTACTCGCGGTACCGGCGGTTCCAAGTTTGATTGTCGATTTTGATGTCTTTTTCTTTAAGAATTCCAACGACCTTGTTGGCTTCATCCTTCGAAATGATCGGACGAAGCCCCGCAGATTTCACGTTCGTAGTAGGGATCATGATTTTTAAGCCAGTGTCGACCAGTTGCATGTTGTAGAATGTTGTTTTAGTTCCCAACATTTCTTTGATTTCAATAGAAACCACTTTCACAACGCCATAGCCGGGATAAACAGCATTATCACCAACATTAAACGTCTGCATTCGACCTCCCCCTTAGATTGGACAGAGTTTCAACCTCGTCTGTTCTATCAAATCTGACGCAAGTTATCAAACGAGAGCGGGGTGTTAGGAAATATTTTCAGAGGGATCTTCAGAAGCAAAAAGGCCTGGGATAAACCAGGCCTTTTTTAAATAGTTTCAAATACTTAAACCATAAAATTAGAGTTCAGTCGCGGTGTATACAAGAGCAAAAGCTTGCGAGCCATTCTTACCTTGCGGAACTTTAAAGCCTTTTACCGTGAGCTTATAAGATCCAGCCGGAAGGCCGGATTTTTCGATCATTTCAAGGTTGTTCACGTGATCATTCATGCTCAGCGTCTGACCGTTAGGAAGAGTCAAAACCAAGTCTAAGTCATTTACTAGAGCTTGCGCTGCATTTGCAGATCCCGGAGCATCCGTCCAAACAAGGTTCGCGTAGAGTTTACCTTCACGAGACAGTGTAAAGTCGTAAGAAACTTCCTGACCTTGCGCAACGCCCTGGCGATTGTCGACGAACTGAGTTTTGGACCCCAAGTTTACGATATTCTGAACGTCTACACGACCATAACCCTCGTCTGAATTTGGACGACGAGTCAAAATCTCTTGCCCACGCGAGGCCCCGATTTCACCGAACTGACCTGGATACATATCCACAGCCGTATGAATCATTGTCGCCTTCAACAATGCGGCTGAAGGTTTTTGAATGTTGAGCTTTTCAACCAACACCTGACGAGCCACAGCTGCAGCCCCCGCCGTCAGAGGTGTTGCCATTGAAGTGCCGCCAGACCAAACATAGTCTTTGTTGTAAGCGCCCCACAATTCCGAAGCGTCTTTTTGTTGAGACTTCACGCTTAAGATGTTTGTGCCTGGAGCCACGATATCTGGCTTCACACGACCGTCTGCCGTGGGCCCGCGAGACGAGAACATCGCCAGACCATTTTCGTTGTTAGAGATGTAATCGCTGTAGATGGGCTCTGCAGGCCATTCGTCCTTCGCGGCTCTCAACTTGCTGATAGGCACTTGAATACCACCGGTTGTAACGACGTTTTCAGAAGCCCCTACCGTCAAAACGTTCTTAGCTGTGCCAGGAGAAGCCATGGAGTTTGCATCGATACGACCGTCTTTATTCTTGTCCGCGCCACTGTTTCCAGCCGCGAAAAGAACCAGCATATCCGGATTGTCGTATAACCAAGTATCTACTTGAACCGCGAAATTATCGTAGGCACCAAACGTACGTGCTCCCCCCCAAGAGTTAGTGTGGATGCTGGCGCCGTCAGCTTGAGCTTTAGCAAACAAATCTCCCAACTTGGATGGAACACTTAGATTTTTAAGCATCGGTGACCACATACCTTCAGCCACCATTTTTGCTTCATAAGCTCCGCCCTTTAGCAGACCATTTGAAGCCGTGCCGCGCCCCATGACGGAACCGGCAACGTGCGTCCCATGTCCCATCGGATCATCCCAAGTTTTTGACCAAAGACCGAAGGGGTAACCAGAGATCACACCACCGGCGAAATCAGCATGGATGGCGCTAGCACTGCCTGAATCCAAACCCGTGTCGGCCATAGAAACGATCTGATTACGGCCGGTAAAGCCCTGAGCCCACGCCGCTTGGAACTTCATGACACGAGTTCCTGGTTCGTCGCCCGTTAAATCAGAATAGTCCCCGGCTGCCGTCGCATGGACATCTGCAGCTAAATCCTGATCCATCACGAAATGGAAAGACTCAATTTCTGGAGTTGGTTGCACGTGTTCGACTCCTGATAAAGCCGCAACCTGGGAAACAAGGCCACGCGGAAGCAAAGCCATCACAGAGTTTCCATCAACAACTTGAAGTTCTACTTGAGGACTTAAGGCCGTCATTTTTGCAGCAACAAACTCTGCATCTGATGCTTTAAATGTGGTTACAAGGACAGACTGAACAGCGTCTTTATTGAAAATGCTGGCAACATCAAAAGTGTTGCTGATCTTATAGGAAGCAGAATATCTAACCACAGCTTGAATTTCAGGATGAGAGTTTTTGAAACTCAAAAGCTTGGCATAAGTTCCACGCACCACCAAAGCGTCGTCTGGAAGGTAACCGAAAACTTCAAACTGCGATTTCATTTTGGCTTTATCAGCCTCTGTAATCGCTTTTTTGAATTGCACGATGTACTCAGTCGGCTGAACTTCCATCATCCAAGATGCTGCGTAGTTGTTCGAGATTTTTGTAGTGTCAACGGCACCACTGTTCAACTTCAAAACAGTTCCGGCACTAGCGGCGCTTGCAGCCATCGCTGCCATCACCGTGGTTGTTGTGATGCTTTTCACAAGACGATTCATCTGATACCCCCTCATAGGGAAAAATCACACCACGACCGAGGTCGAGTATCAAATGGAATATTTATGTCGCACTGAGTGAAAACTCTAAGACTTGCGCTTAGAGTTTGTGAGCCATAACGGCTAAAGACAGATTTCCCGCCATCTTTCCCTTGGAGTTCATGCCGAACTCCATTTCCTGGTTTTCGGGAGCGAAAATTTGCGCGCGTTCGGTGACTTTCGACTGCCCTTTCACACGCTTCGTAACAAGGACATCCATGTAAAGACCGTCTTTGTTTTTCACCTGAGACTTTTTGGCGAAGACTTCCACCAGAGTTTCGGTTTGTCCGTCATCAGAAAACTGACTGACGAAACTTTTTTTGCCGGACTTAGCCACCGTGTTTACAGAAATTGGTGACTGACCTTTGATGCCGACTCGCATACTGACTTTATAAGAAGAAGGAGCTGCCAAAGCTGATAAAGAAATGAAAGCTGATGCCGTAACTATGCTGAAAAATCTTTTTGTCATATGAACACATCCTTGTGATCTCTTTCAGGATGACTCAAAAAAAAAGTCTTCGCAACTTTATTTTTAAAAACTGTGATCGAGGCAAACACACTTCTTGCTTAAAAGCTGAGACAATAAAAACTGCGTTGTGAAGAAATCGGCGTTACGCAATTCCAGCAAGAGCCGCAGGCCCGTGCTCACGCAAAAGTTCTTCGCGTAATTTTTGATTCTCCAGATATGCTAATTTTGGATCTTTCTTCAACACCTCAAAGGCGGCTTCGCGGGCCTGCTGCAGGATGGCCATGTCACGAACAAGATTAGCCAGCTTAAACCCCGAAAGCCCTGATTGACGAGTCCCCATGAACTCTCCAGGCCCACGCATTTCCAAGTCAAATTCGGCGATTTTGAAGCCATCTGAGGTCTTTTCCATCATTTCTGTGCGTTGACGACCTTCTTCGGAAACTGCGTACCCCATAATCAAAATACAAAAGCTTTTGAACTCGCCCCGCCCCACACGCCCCCGCAACTGATGAAGCTGGGAAAGACCAAAACGTTCTGCATGTTCGATGATCATGATATTGGCATTTGGCACATCCACACCAACCTCGATGACGGTTGTTGAAACCAAGACCTGAATTTCCTGATTACGAAACTGTGTCATGACCTGATCTTTTTCATCCGGCTTCATCTTTCCATGCAGAAGCCCGAAGCGCACCTCGGGGAACTGGGTTTTCAGTTTTTCGTATTCAGACACCGCATCTTTAAGATCGATTTTTTCACTCTCCTCCACCAGAGGATAAACGATGTACGCTTGTCGCCCTTTTTTTAATTGGTCGAGCATAAATTGCAAAGCCTGGGGGCGCTTACTTTCGTAGGTTACACGGGTTTGAATGGGACTTCGCCCCGCTGGCATTTCGTCAATAATGGAAACATCCAAGTCTCCATACACTGTCATAGCTAAGGTGCGTGGGATAGGAGTGGCCGTCATCACCAGAAAATGCGGCGACTTGCCTTTGTTTTTTAAAATGCCTCTTTGTTCGACGCCGAAGCGATGTTGCTCGTCGATGATGACCAGCCCAAGGTTTGCAAACTGTACTTCGTCCTCGATCAAGGCGTGCGTGCCGATAATTAAGTCCACCTCGCCCGCTTGTAACGCCGCGAGCACCTGTTTTCTTTCAGAAGCTTTGGACTTTCCTACTAACAAGGCTAAACGCACCCCCAAAGGTTCAAGAGCCTTTCGAGCATTTTTATAATGCTGCTCTGCCAAGATTTCTGTCGGTGCCATCAAACAGGATTGAAAACCACTTTCCATGGCATAAAGTGCCGCCATAAAGCTGACCAGAGTTTTACCGCTCCCCACATCCCCTTGCACCATCCGATGCATAGGGTGAGTCTTTTCCATGTCGGCCTTGATCTCCGCAAAAACCCGCTTTTGCGCATTGGTCATGGCAAAGGGCAACGAAGCTTCCAAGTCTTTAAGTTTTTCCGCTTTATTTTTTATCTGAGGCGCGCCCTCTTTCTGAAAACCCGTTTTGCGTGAAGCAAGATAAAGCTCCAACCAAAAGAATTCGTCAAAAATAATTCTTCTTTGAGCTGCACTTTTAAACTCGGCATACTGCTGGGCTCGTGCCGGATCGGGAAAATGAATTTCTTTGATCGCATCCTGCCGCTTGATCAATTGATATTTTTCAAGAATCCATTTTGGCAAAGCCTCGTCCGGCCACTCACCCATTTGCGCAAAAGCGGCGCGCACGAGCTTCATGATTTTTGCCGTCGCCAGACCCTCGATCTCGGTGTAAAGAGGGATCAAGGCATCCTGAGTTTCTTCGTCGGGTTCGATGTCTTTGATGTCAGGATGATGAAACTCGATACGTCCGCGATACTCGATGACCTTTCCCACCACGCGCACTTCCGTGAAAGGTTTAAACCTTTCAAAATATCCTTTGTAAGGAACGCGGAAATATTTGCAATGAATTTGTCCCGATGAATCTCTGACCACCACATCGTACATTTTGCGGGTGGAACGTCCCATATTGATACTATGAACCGTTACAACTTGAGCCTTGATGCTGACGATGTCTCCTGGTTTGAGACTGGAAATGTTCCGAGCGGCCCTCTGATCCTCATAGGCTCGAGGATAGAACTCAAAAAGGTCCCCCAGAGTCTTTAATCCTTTGCGAGAGAAGAGATCTCCGAGCTTGGGTCCGACTCCTTTAAGGTACTGTATTTGTGTGTCTAGACGAAGGGCCATCGCCTTCGATTATTCAGGATTTTCTATCTAAGTCAATGTATCCATGGCAGAATTTTCATATGACGACGCCATCTTATTTTCGTATCCGCTTAAGCACCATCCGGCCTGATAAAGTGACCTCGTTCGACATCTACGTATTAGTGGATCAAAAGTACATTCTCTATCTTCGCGCAGGCGATCGCTTGTCTGACGGAAAGATTAAAAATCTGCACCGCAAAGACACCGGTGATTCTTTCTTCGTTCTTTTGGAAGACAAACAAAAATATCGCGACTGGGTTCGTGAAGAAATGAACTCCAGCCTGATTGATCCTTTTGAAAAAGCCGCCATTTTGCGTGAGTCCTCTGTTGCCTTGATGGAAGATCTTTTTGAAAATCCAGATGTCAACCGCGCCTTGGATGATTCACGTCCCATCATCAAAGACTTTATTGATCTGATGGAAAATGCCCCGGAAGCCATGGGCTTTATGATCTCTTTATCAGGGCATGATTTTTATACTTACAACCACTCTTTGGATGTCAGCATTTATTCACTCGGCCTGGGAAAAGCTCTGGGCTATGATGCTAAAACCTTGGAAGAGCTTGGCGTTGGCGCTCTTTTCCATGATATCGGCAAGCGCAATGTCAGCCTGGATATTCTTTGCAAGAAAGGCGGCCTGACCGACGCTGAGTGGGAGCAGATGAAAATGCACCCTCAATATGGATTGGTGATTTTAAATAATCATCCGAACATCAGCGATGCCGTGAAAGCCGCCTGCTTTGAACATCACGAATCTTGGTCTGGCAACGGTTATCCTCAACAAATCGCGGGCGAAGAAATTCATCCTTTTGCGCGCATTGTGGCGATCACCGACACATATGATGCCATGACCACCCAACGTTCTTACAACGTGCCGATGACTCCTTTGGATGCCGTGAGCATGATGAAGGAAAAACTGGCGGGTCGCTATGACCCCGACATGTTGAAAGCCATGTATTCAGTTCTCTTTAAAATCAAGGTCGCCTCATGAGTCTTTTCGCGAAGTCTTTGCTTCTGATTGCAGGCATTCCCCTTTTGTCTTTAGCCATTGAACCCACCAACCCTGAAGGTATTTGCGGTCGCTTTATCGGCGAAAAAGACATGGAGATATGTCGTCAACGCACGCAAAAAGAAGATATCGACTGGTACGCCCTGTCCGCCTGCAATTTGCAAAAAGAGGACTCTGCTTTTTGGAACTGCTGGGACCGCGTAAAAGGAAAAAGCTTTGACCCTCGATCCTTGACTGTTTGTACGGAGTCCGAGGATATGAGTGATGACTCAAGACAAGCGTGCATTAACGGCGCCTTGGCGAACAGAAAGCCGGCTTCTCAAGGTCACCACTCCCCCTTTCAAAAGATCGAGATTAAAAAACGAGGGCGATAGCCCGCTTGCTCTTTGGACATTCGGGAATTTATTTCCTGAGGCCCCCATAGAACCCCACAACCTCGACAAAGTTTGATAAAAATCCAGCCTTATGAAAAAGGCCGTTCTTATTATTATGAGTGCATTCATGGGTCTAAGTTTAACCGGCTGCAGTTATGCGCTGGAAGAGCTTGGTGTCTTTAAAACGGATGGATCAGGGATTCCCCGCGTGGGATCTTTTGAAGCCTTCCGCGATCAACCCATCTCTTTTGAAGTTGTGAAGTCCACCTCTTTGCGCACTTGTCAGGAATGCCATGCCAGTGGCAATCGCGCGATGGATACGGCCGACAAGGTCCTCGCGCAAAAAGATTCAATTCTCGCAGCTGTTCATAAAGAAAGTATGCCTCCTCGTTCAGCGGGTTATAAACCTTTAGATGCCTGTGAAAAGCAGATTCTGGAAACCTGGGTGGATGATCAAATGCACGAGCGTACAGAGGTGCAAAAAGTGAAAGATCTTGCCACTTGCGCCAACGCTCAGGCGCCGCGGGAAAAACCACCGACAGATTTCAAAACCCTGGAGCTAAGCTTTGAAAACCTGAAGACCGAAATCTTTAACGCCAAATGCTTGGTCTGCCATTCAAAGGAAACTGCCAGACGCACCGTCTTGGATGATCTGGACCTGATCAAAGCCAAAGGCTTAATTAAAGAAAGTGCCACAGAAAGTATTCTTTATCAGATCGTGGTTCCGGGAATGTACAAACGGTTTATGCCGCCACAAAATGGCAAAACAAGTATCAAGCCTTTGACTGCCGAAGAAACCGACTACTTAAAACGCTGGATTGAAGCCGGCGCTCTCTAGACTGTCGAAGTTTTTGACAGATTAAATTTTTTTCCTAAAGACCGGCAACAGGGCGAAGCCTCGCTCTGTTTTTGGTATATTCCGACCTATGAAATCGATGCTCTTTTTTTTGATTTTCACAGCTTTTTTGCCCTTACTTTCCTTCGCCAAGAATCCCGCGTGCCTGGATAAAAAAGAGCGCATGGATTTCAACGAAAGCCGTCTTTTGGTTTACCGGGATGAAATGGAAAAGAAGTTCACGGCCCGCGCCTTTATTCAGGGTCTGATCGTCGGCGTTATGGAGGATCGCCAAAAACACGTTCATTTCGAAGTCGATTTGGACGAGAATTTCGCAACCACTGATGATCGCATCGAAGTGATCTACAATACCAAGTTCGGTCCCCTGCCTGACTTCAGCGCGGGTGATGTTCTGGTGGCTTGTGGGGATTTTGTAGTGGACCCGTACTCTCCTTTTAAAGCGGTGGTGCACTGGCTGCACATGAGCCCCAATTTGAAAACCCACGAGCACGGCTACCTTTCCATCAATGGTGTCGTCACCGGCTTGATCAACCCGAAGGCGGAGAAACCATGAGACTCTTCCTGTTGTTACCCTTATTTCTTCTGGCTTGTGGACCGCAACCTTCGCAACAGGTGGTTGCTGGCCTGTCAGATTCTCACGGGGTTATTTATGGCGAAGACACACGTCGCGAAGTGATTTCCTCAGGAGATGTCGCTCAGATCGCGCAAGCCACGGCTATGCTCATTCAAAAATTCAATCTAACAAAACAGGACAACGCATGGACACCACGTCTTTCGACTCTGGGAAAAAGCTGGCCACTTTGTGAAGACGAAAAATTCCTAGATCAGCCATTGTTAGGATTTTGCAGCGGAGTTCTGATTGCACCCGATCAAGTTCTGACCGCCGCACATTGCGTGGATAAGAAGGACAGCTGTTCAGATACGAAATTTGTTTTTAACTGGACGGCGAATAAATCCTTACAGCCCTTCAAAAACGAGGACGTGTTTCATTGCCAAAACATTGTGAAAATAGAGCACAGTCTTTCTCGGGGAACAGACTACGCCATTATTCAACTGGATCGTCCTGTTCCAAACACCAAACCTGTCCAGTTCGCAAAGCACTCTTTAGCAAAAGGCGAGAAGGTTCTAAGTCTTTCTTATCCCCTGGGTCTGCCAATGAAACAGGATGTCGGTGTGGTCAGTGATAACTCTGTAGAAAAGCAAACTTTCAAAGTCGAAGTGGACACTTTTGCGGGAAGTTCGGGATCTCCCCTTTTTGATCGCCAAGGTTTTCTTGTGGGCATCTTAAGTCGAGGTCAGGAAGACTTTCTGGAAGACGAGATTTATCGAGTGCGCACCAAAGGCGGCTGCATTCGCTTCAATCGTTGCGCCAGCGGGTCTTGTTTCGGTGGCGAAACGTTTCTGAAATCTTCGGCTATTGACCTTTAGCACATTATGCAGTCCTTCTTGGTCAGTATTTCCCTGTTCATCCTAGAATAGAGGCATGAATAAAAAAAGACTGCCTTGGTGGACATGGGTATTTCCCTTTGCCGTCCTTGCTTTAGGAACATGGGCAAGTCTTCCCTTTACGTCTATTCAAGGCATCTATTGGATTTATTTTCCGATCAATCTGGCTATACCGATGATTTTGTGGTGGGGTCCCCGAGTCCTGATTGCCGTTTTTTTAAATGGTCTTTTAGCAGCTCCTCTTTTGGATTTACCACGGCCCGTCCTTTATCCTTTGTACGCTGTTCCGGAAACACTGGAAGTTTTCATGGCGTGGATGCTTTTAAAAGAGCGCTTCAAAACATTTTCGACCTGGAAACCCAGTCCCAAAAACATCACCCTGTATTCGGTCTATGGAATTTTGATTCCTTCCGTTGTGGCCTCGGCCTTGATTCAAGCCATCTTCGTTTTCACCAAGTTCAGTTCCGCTGAAGCATTTCTTTGGAACACTTTAGTCACGGCAATTGGCGATATGACAGGCGCAGTACTGCTCACCTTGCCCGCAATTATTTTGGCAACGCCGTTTTTGTATCGACGGGGACTTTCCCTCTTTCCGATCGACAGCCATCCGCCTTTACGTCTGTCCTATTTGACAAAAAAAGAACGTCTTGTCTGGCTTGCGGGACTTACTGGCTCTGTTTTTTTAGGCCTGTCTATGCCGTTTACTCAGACCTGGTACGTGTTTGGTATCACGCTGCTATTATCTGCCGCCTGGTATGGAATTTACGCCGCTTTGCTGATGAATACTTTGGTCACGATGCTGGCCGTTCCGCTGCCAAAAATTCTGGGGCTGCCGTGGGCAAATGATCCATTTCTTTTGCAGACTCCTGCAACACTTTTGACTCTGTGCTACTGCTCATTACTGACAGGCTCGGCCATTACAACTTTAACCGATAAGCTTGTCAAATTGCGTGAAACCGAAAGTGAGTTGAAAGCCGCGCGAGATCAGGCCGAAGATGCGTCACAAGCCAAATCCGAATTTTTGGCGCGCATGAGCCACGAGATTCGCACGCCCCTAAATTCGGTTCTAGGAATGCTGGAGCTTTTAAAAGAAACCCAACTTTCCAAAGACCAGGCCAGATATTTGACCTTATTCAGTCACGCTGGTGAAAACCTGAAAGCCTTGATCAATGACCTTTTGGATTTCTCAAAGATCGAGGCCAAAGCTTTGAGTGTCGAAAATGTCAGTTATAATCTTCATGCCACCGTCCGTAGCGTTTTTGAGATTCTGCAAATCAAGGCCGAAGAAAAAGGTCTCCATTTTGAATTGCAGTTTGATGACAATGTTCCCCTGCAACAGTGGGGTGACCCAACGCGCTTACGCCAGGTTCTTTTTAATCTGATCGGAAATGCGCTGAAGTTCACCTCGGAAGGTACTGTCAAAGTTACAGTGAAGATCGTCAATGAAACCGGCGAAAAAATATCGCTTGAAGTACAAGACACCGGCATCGGCATCCCCCGGGAAAAACAGGCAAAACTATTTTCTCCATTCTTTCAGGCCGACGTGGGAATTTCCCGAAAATACGGTGGTACAGGCTTGGGGCTTGTGATTTCTAAAAATCTTGTAGAAATCATGGGAGGCACCTTAGAAATGAAGAGCCTGGCCGGGCGCGGAACCACCTTTCGAATTCTTCTGCCCCACCGTCCCGACACCACGACACATCTTGAAAAGAAGCCCTCGCCTTCGGCGGCCTGGAACACGCGATTTCCGAATAAGCGCTTCAATATACTTTTGGTTGACGACTCCGAAGACAATCGCGTGCTGATCATTCACTATCTAAAGAACCTCCCCTTCGACTGCGACGAAGCCGTCAATGGCCAAGAAGCCGTGGAAAAGTTTAAACAAAAACGCTATGACTTGATCTTTATGGATATGCAAATGCCGATCATGACCGGTTACAAGGCCACGGAAACCATTCGTCATTGGGAATCCGAGAGGAAATGGTCTCACACCCCGATTATCGCTTTGACGGCAACCGCGGTCGTGGAAGATTTGAAACGCACGCTGGCTTCGGGATGCGATGCCTATGTGGTGAAGCCAGTAAAAAAAGCCGAGATCGTGCAAATCCTGGCTCAGAGTTTAACGACAAAGTCTCCCTTTAAAGAAGACTTCAGTGAGCCACCGGCCCCCACGATGTGAGATTCAATAAGCCCGCGCACTTTCCCCGACGACTGCAGAACTTTATAAAACTCCTCTTCCGCTTCGGGTGAAGGGAATTTACAAATAACTTCAAAATCAGTCTCTACAGGACGGAAATATTGGATTTCACCTTTTGCGATAACAATGTTTTCTGTTGGAATGTTTCGTTCCTTTAACCCCGCCAAGACCAAAGCGTAGGCAGCTAACACCGCCACCGCATACTGACTGCCACCAAAGGCCGTTCCTTTATGGTTTTTGTTCTTTGCCAAGGCCACTTTAAAGTGCACCTCGTGAGAGCGAAAAGTGATAAATTCAATTCCGAGGTGCTCGTAAAGAGTGATCTTATCTTTAAGAATATGAATGAGTTCTTGGGAGTCTACTTCCACTGCTCATAACCTCCGGCAAAGTTCGCTGTCTTTTTATAGCCCAGATACTGAAGAGCATAAGTCACCGCACCTGAACGAACACCGTGGTTGCTCAGAACTAAAATACGCGTGTCTTTACTGATATTCTGCTCTGAAAGAACTCGTTCTGCTTTTTTTGCTGGAAGTCCCTTGTCATCGAAAAACTCGGTCCAATGCACGTTGAGCACGGGGGTTTTGATTTCTTGATCCTGGCCAAGATTGCGCAAAGCAAACTCCTGACTAGACCGCACATCAAGAATCACCAAGGCATTTCCACCAGAAAGAGCCTGATTTTTGAAAGTTTTAAAATCCACCGCCAATTGCTCTTGCACCTGCGGCTTCCAATACGGTTTGTTCTGCACCGGTGGTACTTCCCGCGTCGTATTCATTTCTCGATAAGAAGTGTGCAAAACCGTGTAGACTTCTTTCACACCCAGTACTTTCAACGTCCACGCGATACGGCCCTCTTCGCCCATTCCTTGAGTCCCTTTACCTAAGACCAAGACTTTGGTGTCAGGATCAACTCCGATCAGTGAAAGGCGACGGGCCAACGCAAAAAGATCGCCCTGAAGAAGACCGCGAGATTTGGGACTTTGC encodes:
- a CDS encoding CarD family transcriptional regulator, yielding MQTFNVGDNAVYPGYGVVKVVSIEIKEMLGTKTTFYNMQLVDTGLKIMIPTTNVKSAGLRPIISKDEANKVVGILKEKDIKIDNQTWNRRYREYMEKIKTGSVFEIAEVLRDLFLLKADKELSFGERKMLDSARSLLLKELTLATSQEELFMEEEVKAIFGITG
- a CDS encoding S8 family serine peptidase, which produces MNRLVKSITTTTVMAAMAASAASAGTVLKLNSGAVDTTKISNNYAASWMMEVQPTEYIVQFKKAITEADKAKMKSQFEVFGYLPDDALVVRGTYAKLLSFKNSHPEIQAVVRYSASYKISNTFDVASIFNKDAVQSVLVTTFKASDAEFVAAKMTALSPQVELQVVDGNSVMALLPRGLVSQVAALSGVEHVQPTPEIESFHFVMDQDLAADVHATAAGDYSDLTGDEPGTRVMKFQAAWAQGFTGRNQIVSMADTGLDSGSASAIHADFAGGVISGYPFGLWSKTWDDPMGHGTHVAGSVMGRGTASNGLLKGGAYEAKMVAEGMWSPMLKNLSVPSKLGDLFAKAQADGASIHTNSWGGARTFGAYDNFAVQVDTWLYDNPDMLVLFAAGNSGADKNKDGRIDANSMASPGTAKNVLTVGASENVVTTGGIQVPISKLRAAKDEWPAEPIYSDYISNNENGLAMFSSRGPTADGRVKPDIVAPGTNILSVKSQQKDASELWGAYNKDYVWSGGTSMATPLTAGAAAVARQVLVEKLNIQKPSAALLKATMIHTAVDMYPGQFGEIGASRGQEILTRRPNSDEGYGRVDVQNIVNLGSKTQFVDNRQGVAQGQEVSYDFTLSREGKLYANLVWTDAPGSANAAQALVNDLDLVLTLPNGQTLSMNDHVNNLEMIEKSGLPAGSYKLTVKGFKVPQGKNGSQAFALVYTATEL
- the recG gene encoding ATP-dependent DNA helicase RecG; this encodes MALRLDTQIQYLKGVGPKLGDLFSRKGLKTLGDLFEFYPRAYEDQRAARNISSLKPGDIVSIKAQVVTVHSINMGRSTRKMYDVVVRDSSGQIHCKYFRVPYKGYFERFKPFTEVRVVGKVIEYRGRIEFHHPDIKDIEPDEETQDALIPLYTEIEGLATAKIMKLVRAAFAQMGEWPDEALPKWILEKYQLIKRQDAIKEIHFPDPARAQQYAEFKSAAQRRIIFDEFFWLELYLASRKTGFQKEGAPQIKNKAEKLKDLEASLPFAMTNAQKRVFAEIKADMEKTHPMHRMVQGDVGSGKTLVSFMAALYAMESGFQSCLMAPTEILAEQHYKNARKALEPLGVRLALLVGKSKASERKQVLAALQAGEVDLIIGTHALIEDEVQFANLGLVIIDEQHRFGVEQRGILKNKGKSPHFLVMTATPIPRTLAMTVYGDLDVSIIDEMPAGRSPIQTRVTYESKRPQALQFMLDQLKKGRQAYIVYPLVEESEKIDLKDAVSEYEKLKTQFPEVRFGLLHGKMKPDEKDQVMTQFRNQEIQVLVSTTVIEVGVDVPNANIMIIEHAERFGLSQLHQLRGRVGRGEFKSFCILIMGYAVSEEGRQRTEMMEKTSDGFKIAEFDLEMRGPGEFMGTRQSGLSGFKLANLVRDMAILQQAREAAFEVLKKDPKLAYLENQKLREELLREHGPAALAGIA
- a CDS encoding HD-GYP domain-containing protein, with amino-acid sequence MTTPSYFRIRLSTIRPDKVTSFDIYVLVDQKYILYLRAGDRLSDGKIKNLHRKDTGDSFFVLLEDKQKYRDWVREEMNSSLIDPFEKAAILRESSVALMEDLFENPDVNRALDDSRPIIKDFIDLMENAPEAMGFMISLSGHDFYTYNHSLDVSIYSLGLGKALGYDAKTLEELGVGALFHDIGKRNVSLDILCKKGGLTDAEWEQMKMHPQYGLVILNNHPNISDAVKAACFEHHESWSGNGYPQQIAGEEIHPFARIVAITDTYDAMTTQRSYNVPMTPLDAVSMMKEKLAGRYDPDMLKAMYSVLFKIKVAS
- a CDS encoding serine protease — translated: MRLFLLLPLFLLACGPQPSQQVVAGLSDSHGVIYGEDTRREVISSGDVAQIAQATAMLIQKFNLTKQDNAWTPRLSTLGKSWPLCEDEKFLDQPLLGFCSGVLIAPDQVLTAAHCVDKKDSCSDTKFVFNWTANKSLQPFKNEDVFHCQNIVKIEHSLSRGTDYAIIQLDRPVPNTKPVQFAKHSLAKGEKVLSLSYPLGLPMKQDVGVVSDNSVEKQTFKVEVDTFAGSSGSPLFDRQGFLVGILSRGQEDFLEDEIYRVRTKGGCIRFNRCASGSCFGGETFLKSSAIDL